In Leishmania donovani BPK282A1 complete genome, chromosome 18, a genomic segment contains:
- a CDS encoding vacuolar protein sorting complex subunit, putative, whose amino-acid sequence MTWNKAADHLIVVSNTGFVHFYNYCGATAATSLPMEIPVVCTSCDNGFVALIDTATEAKLVLVHLGPQKEYTVRELSLPQSIRQFMRTIALVALDESADKRQTTEVFLSYSPWSSNSFICRCVFGASNSSFLELDVPVEGGRVLEMCRSPTGRAVAFMMLDGSVYSTNSGFSEVSLLRRTDATPESFVQMTWCGSHCVAYLQRMQYGSASGEAEGEGEDYSCSLFLMSVDEPDNSDCISDLPFDGCLLPEKDGVWVLSRESLYFLQIAPLAVQHVFSVGSRAAGAMLVTTYDEFMTGDASAVRMLRNLEHTSGALVEAVAECVAAAGFEFDAAQQKRLLRIAAFGRTFCSLCDSSSFIAMSKRLRVRNHLRLEPLGMIVTDQQLADLGEVRLLQRLTMCSEHQVAFCVAEALGSDLKPVMLDWAMCRLARVSVHSKDEELEVAKQIVKKLKACRFTAFAELAQQAKVTGRGAAAVVLLDAEVNPSQQVPMLLSIGEPEMALKRAIQAADADLVFTVMVNMIRSRGSAALATLTSHKISCDLLLQYVGVCEGNQQLMAEYFNKHPRVQAYFHLRSYFREETRLGHALSQSMESGNWEMLQECKGVDIQAAIVSTKKAVEQSPRPQSTTTAFSPIVGGGIPFPASMIDERFLQLQSSLLDEQTQLMNEYKDYRFLQASAADTIRYALEHGRTSVAQRLKNAFCVPEKMFQRCMLSAYLCTSQWDLIDDMSGISSNKKTLLDGEAFVTALLSYKRPQQAKQYISRIPKIETRMEYYVLCSDWFGAGADCKRSNDPDLLTQLKDRAKGNPDVLRQIEEGWSTMPHPSSISFPKFF is encoded by the coding sequence ACCTTGGACCACAGAAGGAGTACACAGTGCGCGAGCTCTCTTTGCCGCAGAGCATTCGCCAGTTCATGAGAACGATCGCTCTCGTCGCCCTTGACGAAAGCGCTGACAAAAGACAGACAACAGAGGTGTTTCTTTCTTATTCACCGTGGTCCTCGAACTCATTCATTTGTCGGTGCGTTTTCGGAGCCTCAAACTCGTCTTTCCTAGAGCTCGATGTGCCAGTCGAGGGAGGGCGAGTTCTGGAGATGTGCCGCTCGCCCAccggccgcgccgtcgcgttTATGATGCTAGATGGGTCGGTATACTCAACGAATAGCGGATTCTCTGAGGTTTCTCTGCTTAGGCGTACTGACGCGACTCCGGAAAGTTTTGTGCAAATGACGTGGTGTGGAAGCCATTGTGTTGCATATCTACAACGAATGCAGTACGGCAGCGCGTCGGGTGAGGCTGAGGGTGAGGGTGAGGACTACTCCTGCTCGCTATTCTTGATGAGCGTCGACGAACCTGACAACAGTGACTGCATCTCCGACTTACCGTTTGATGGTTGTCTTCTTCCCGAGAAGGACGGTGTTTGGGTGCTTTCTAGAGAGTCGCTGTATTTCTTGCAGATTGCCCCGCTTGCCGTCCAGCACGTCTTTTCTGTCGGTTCGCGGGCCGCTGGGGCGATGCTTGTGACAACGTACGACGAGTTCATGACCGGAGATGCATCTGCCGTGCGAATGCTACGGAATCTTGAGCACACCTCAGGCGCGCTGGTGGAAGCGGTCGCTGAgtgcgttgctgcagcaggctTCGAGTttgacgcggcgcagcagaagcggctgtTGAGAATCGCCGCATTTGGCCGAACATTTTGTTCCCTCTGTGATTCAAGCTCATTCATAGCCATGTCGAAGCGACTGCGTGTGCGCAATCATCTTCGTCTCGAGCCGCTCGGCATGATAGTGACTGACCAGCAGCTCGCCGACCTCGGCGAGGTGCGCCTTCTACAGCGTCTTACTATGTGCAGTGAGCATCAGGTAGCCTTTTGTGTGGCAGAAGCTCTCGGGTCAGATTTAAAGCCAGTGATGTTGGACTGGGCGATGTGTAGGCTGGCGCGTGTCTCTGTTCACAGcaaggacgaggagctggaggtCGCGAAGCAAATAGTCAAGAAGCTGAAGGCGTGTAGATTCACTGCATTCGCAGAGTTGGCACAGCAGGCTAAGGTCaccggccgcggcgccgccgcggtggtaCTGCTGGATGCAGAAGTGAATCCGTCTCAACAAGTGCCGATGCTGCTCAGCATAGGCGAGCCTGAAATGGCCTTGAAGCGCGCCATTCAAGCCGCTGACGCGGATCTGGTGTTCACTGTCATGGTTAACATGATCCGCAGTCGCGGCTCCGCTGCGCTTGCCACCTTGACATCGCACAAAATTTCGTGcgatctgctgctgcaatACGTGGGGGTGTGCGAAGGCAATCAGCAGCTCATGGCGGAGTACTTCAATAAGCACCCACGAGTTCAGGCCTACTTCCATCTGCGCAGCTACTTTCGCGAGGAAACACGACTGGGACACGCGCTGTCGCAGTCGATGGAAAGCGGAAATTGGGAAATGCTACAAGAATGCAAAGGCGTGGACATTCAGGCTGCTATTGTCTCGACAAAAAAGGCTGTAGAGCAGAGCCCACGCCCGCAGTCGACCACCACGGCCTTTTCTCCGATTGTCGGTGGCGGGATTCCGTTCCCAGCTTCCATGATCGATGAGCGCTTTttgcagctgcagagcagcCTCCTCGACGAGCAGACTCAGCTTATGAACGAGTACAAGGACTACCGCTTCCTGCaggccagcgccgccgacacGATCCGCTACGCCCTCGAGCATGGACGCACTTctgtcgcgcagcggctgaaGAATGCGTTTTGTGTACCAGAGAAGATGTTCCAGCGGTGCATGCTCAGTGCGTACTTGTGCACTAGTCAGTGGGACCTCATTGACGACATGAGCGGCATCTCGTCCAACAAGAAGACGCTGCTTGACGGCGAGGCTTTTGTTACTGCCTTGCTCTCCTACAAGCGCCCGCAGCAGGCAAAGCAGTATATTTCGCGCATTCCAAAGATTGAGACGCGGATGGAATACTACGTGCTCTGCAGCGACTGGttcggtgccggtgccgatTGCAAGCGGAGCAACGACCCCGATTTGCTAACGCAGCTGAAGGACCGGGCCAAAGGAAATCCAGACGTACTGCGTCAGATCGAAGAGGGCTGGAGCACAATGCCCCACCCGTCAAGCATCAGCTTTCCCAAGTTCTTTTAG
- a CDS encoding protein kinase A catalytic subunit, whose protein sequence is MITKAEASKWRLSDLEMRETVGTGTFGRVRLVKHKGTGQYAALKILKKQEILRMKQVDHVMAEASLLQEIDHPFIVSMLRGYMDKNRLYILLEYVVGGELFSHLRKAGKFPNDVSKFYCAEVILAFDYLHNKTIVYRDLKPENILLDQDGNIKITDFGFAKRVTERTFTLCGTPEYLAPEIIQSKGHNKAVDWWALGILLYEMLVGYPPFFDDSPMKIYEKILVGKVLFPRWVDSKARDFIKGLLSLDPTKRLGSLPNGTEDIKNHKYFAEVDWNVVLSKKIPAPIPVRQHKEGDTHYFDKYPDSPLNSLRTLTPAQQDCFANFCNGQYTDE, encoded by the coding sequence ATGATCACCAAGGCCGAAGCTTCCAAGTGGAGGCTGAGCGACTTGGAGATGCGTGAGACGGTCGGCACCGGCACTTTCGGCCGAGTACGCTTGGTGAAGCACAAAGGAACAGGCCAGTACGCGGCCCTCAAGATCCTCAAGAAGCAGGAGATTCTCCGAATGAAGCAGGTCGACCACGTGATGGCGGAGGCAAGTCTTCTCCAGGAGATCGACCACCCTTTTATTGTGAGCATGCTGCGGGGATACATGGACAAGAACCGGCTGTACATACTCCTCGAGTACGTGGTAGGCGGCGAGCTGTTCTCGCATCTCCGCAAGGCCGGCAAGTTCCCTAATGATGTCTCGAAGTTCTACTGCGCCGAGGTGATCCTAGCATTTGACTACCTGCACAACAAGACGATCGTTTACCGCGATCTGAAGCCGGAGAACATTCTCCTCGACCAAGACGGTAACATAAAGATCACGGATTTCGGATTCGCGAAGCGCGTGACGGAGCGTACGTTTACGCTTTGTGGCACACCTGAGTACCTAGCCCCCGAGATCATTCAGAGCAAGGGGCACAACAAGGCTGTCGACTGGTGGGCGCTCGGCATCCTGCTGTACGAAATGCTGGTTGGCTACCCGCCGTTCTTCGACGACAGCCCGATGAAGATCTACGAGAAGATCCTTGTGGGCAAGGTGCTCTTCCCGCGATGGGTAGACTCGAAGGCCCGAGACTTCATCAAGGGCCTTCTATCCCTCGATCCCACGAAGCGCCTTGGCAGTTTGCCCAACGGCACGGAGGACATCAAGAACCACAAGTACTTTGCGGAAGTGGACTGGAATGTAGTGCTGTCCAAGAAGATTCCCGCGCCGATCCCGGTACGGCAACACAAGGAGGGCGATACCCACTACTTCGACAAGTACCCCGACAGCCCACTCAACTCTTTGCGCACTTTGACTCCAGCACAGCAGGACTGCTTCGCAAACTTCTGCAACGGCCAGTATACGGACGAGTAG
- a CDS encoding phosphodiesterase, putative, giving the protein MPEFLEQLQQLASVYAICGNTVSVMAGMSDTAEELSFRSYDSSEDASYICNLNEKALHTAKASLCDNADWSSFFREVQLAFNSGKVAVQPGNAHRAAGTAAAPVSADSKGLACSMEVHCLSGSGEKRATFVLERTTEDQQKYILESMLQAHHMYNHPKEYEQKLLHIMEAKEIACTKREALDCELVALNDNLTRNKHKQKINNERKEELLKSLGGYSTENTGNPWRAIQEQQQRAAGENNKSWLPSPLGNRTCKDFDLVLFRMIKSRWLSPEQCDACSPANRVVQPFSKEDLAIHVSQLSGSRAAIWKALDSIDSWSYRVFDVQAAMSGDDYLSLSTQTHGGSLLVTMYALLCMHDFLQKFQIDEQIALNWISAVEASYHGNPYHNSMHAADVLQITDFIITRGGLAKRCDLSDIQVFSALLAASIHDFDHPGINNNFHIKTGSYLATLYNDRSVLENLHVSSVFELMKNPAFNILASFSDEQRHEVRETMIEMVLATDMGSHGKYVANLKGKMQEHSSFTQTSEQNLCLAIALKMADISNCGRPLDIYLRWGAKVSDEFYQQGDRERNLGLECSPFMDRLQPSLAKSQIAFMNYIITPFFEQVAELLPDMRFAVGLVEENKAYWANHDDS; this is encoded by the coding sequence atgCCCGAGTTTcttgagcagctgcagcagctggcaaGTGTGTATGCCATCTGCGGCAATACTGTCTCCGTGATGGCGGGGATGAGCGACACAGCAGAGGAGCTGTCATTCCGTTCCTACGACAGTTCAGAAGACGCCTCCTACATCTGCAACCTGAACGAGAAGGCCCTTCACACAGCGAAGGCCTCGCTCTGCGACAATGCCGATTGGAGCAGCTTCTTTCGCGAGGTTCAGCTGGCATTCAACTCGGGTAAAGTAGCCGTGCAGCCTGGGAATGCTCATCGAGCCGCCGgtactgccgccgcgccagtTTCCGCCGACTCCAAAGGCCTAGCATGCTCGATGGAGGTGCATTGCCTGTCGGGGTCAGGGGAAAAGCGTGCCACCTTCGTGCTTGAGCGAACCACGGAGGACCAGCAGAAGTATATTCTCGAGAGCATGCTGCAGGCGCATCACATGTATAATCACCCGAAGGAGTACGAGCAGAAGCTGCTCCACATCATGGAAGCCAAGGAGATAGCGTGCACGAAGCGCGAGGCACTTGATTGTGAGCTGGTCGCGCTGAACGATAATCTGACACGCAACAAACACAAGCAGAAGATAAACAACGAGCGCAAAGAGGAGCTTCTAAAGAGCCTCGGCGGTTACAGCACAGAGAACACGGGAAATCCGTGGCGAGCGATccaggaacagcagcagagggcaGCTGGCGAGAACAACAAGTCTTGGCTTCCGAGCCCGCTCGGGAACCGCACCTGCAAGGACTTTGATCTTGTCCTGTTTCGCATGATCAAGAGTCGGTGGCTGTCACCGGAGCAGTGCGACGCATGCTCGCCCGCGAATCGCGTCGTGCAGCCGTTCTCCAAGGAGGACCTAGCGATCCACGTGAGCCAACTCTCAGGTAGCCGAGCTGCGATATGGAAGGCGCTGGACTCCATCGACTCATGGAGCTACCGCGTGTTTGATGTCCAGGCGGCTATGAGCGGTGACGACTACCTCTCGCTCtcgacacagacgcacggCGGGTCTCTTCTGGTAACCATGTACGCACTGCTGTGCATGCACGATTTCCTGCAAAAATTCCAGATCGACGAGCAGATTGCGCTCAACTGGATCAGCGCAGTGGAGGCGAGCTACCATGGAAACCCGTATCACAACTCGATGCACGCCGCGGATGTGCTGCAGATTACGGACTTCATCATCACACGGGGAGGGTTGGCGAAGCGGTGCGACCTAAGCGACATCCAGGTCTTCTCTGCCTTGCTGGCTGCTTCGATCCATGACTTCGACCACCCTGGCATCAACAATAACTTCCACATCAAGACAGGCAGCTACCTTGCTACGCTGTACAACGATCGCAGTGTCCTGGAAAATCTGCACGTGAGCAGCGTTTTCGAGCTCATGAAGAACCCAGCCTTCAACATCCTAGCAAGCTTCAGTGATGAGCAGCGTCATGAGGTCCGCGAGACGATGATAGAGATGGTGCTGGCGACAGACATGGGCTCTCACGGAAAGTACGTGGCGAATCTGAAGGGCAAGATGCAGGAGCACTCTAGTTTCACCCAGACCAGCGAGCAGAATCTCTGCCTCGCGATTGCTCTGAAAATGGCCGACATTTCAAACTGCGGGCGCCCGCTTGACATTTACCTGCGCTGGGGCGCAAAGGTGTCGGACGAGTTCTACCAGCAGGGCGACCGTGAGCGCAACCTGGGCCTCGAATGCAGTCCCTTCATGGATCGCCTTCAGCCGAGCCTTGCGAAGAGCCAGATTGCCTTCATGAACTACATCATCACTCCCTTCTTTGAGCAAGTGGCCGAGCTTCTGCCTGATATGCGCTTCGCGGTGGGTTTGGTGGAGGAAAACAAAGCGTACTGGGCCAACCACGACGACTCGTAG
- a CDS encoding methyltransferase, putative, which produces MKRREQRRQREREQLPAALTKLVQLIPSDEDARSYLAREFADITQGEGGLNAPCSAEGSGHDAGAGDAWIYGSGLEKLLSVLGEEACPDGVFDIVRITRRVPRSQSTIYRINVAELCFAVSQASGPVDVHERRRTAAATSGPLDETIPLLQYYRGSRFDAIVHGEDPSSSAARHAAAAALSEKNGSHPEIASAGNGSRKNVDSEWSAFVQSMSTPLPMTLRLHHSERALEAIATRMLTTPDIAAVVRPVAAFPSTSGLYSCSNSDYHSHKRVEYVCRTLHAASAVSFQEVVSAIPVFVLDVQPQHTVVDLCAAPGSKTVQALDTMLSGGWSADVCRGVLIANEKDRVKATQTLPARLKRYHAPNVMTTRCDGVQWPRLYLDDPTNSSSELQELRFDRIICDVPCSGDGTIRKERSIATTWSASYVKSLVPTQRALLCRGLDLLATGGILVYSTCSMDPKEDEEVVCVGLEAFGDSVELIDVNAVLQQKGFHLHSAGGILSPNVEGMQHPVLPPTYDGNKVLRILPHRDDTGGFFVAAFRKVKQPDWTAPTVVRHKLNHWTKGKLWAPVGVEDEAWVNISTFYGFDRRDEANFAYYDATSSSSGKGLVPLYHLNPNGGPIRRIVLSTPALADMVLRTRPYKGPGVEVVSVGVRAFEAYDGKFLPTAACRWRAVVESASFLAPRFTARRLHFRVSKHKQLLENLLRNGHVYTRDHWRAVLGGDSAVVAANANPKALVKPGSRLEALLMQGSSESTISDEEVAVLLTSQVEVGCVLVGIISDEPTDAAAGPWYMSATLSGHKLELAIDGSLRAFGLMTFFGIHDVERASLVGNNTGSAVADEAPEEQAKEV; this is translated from the coding sequence ATGAAGCGTcgtgagcagcgccgacagcgcgagcgcgagcagctgccggcTGCCTTGACGAAGCTGGTCCAACTCATTCCATCCGACGAGGATGCGCGCAGCTACCTTGCAAGGGAGTTCGCCGACATCACACAGGGCGAAGGGGGGCTGAATGCACCGTGCTCCGCGGAGGGAAGTGGGCACGATGCTGGCGCAGGCGACGCGTGGATCTACGGCAGCGGGCTCGAGAAGCTGCTGTCGGTTCTAGGAGAGGAGGCGTGTCCTGATGGCGTTTTTGATATTGTTCGTATCACTCGCCGCGTGCCGCGTAGCCAATCCACGATTTACAGAATCAACGTGGCAGAGTTGTGCTTTGCGGTTTCCCAGGCGTCGGGCCCGGTGGATGTCCACGAGCGAcgccgcactgctgctgccacgtcCGGTCCGCTGGACGAGACGATACCTCTTCTGCAGTACTACCGAGGCAGTCGATTTGACGCCATTGTGCATGGCGAGGACCCGTCTTCTTCTGCAGCTCGacatgccgccgccgcagcattATCGGAGAAAAACGGCAGCCATCCTGAGATCGCCTCTGcaggcaacggcagcagaaAGAACGTTGACTCGGAATGGTCGGCGTTCGTGCAGAGCATGTCTACGCCGCTTCCTATGACGCTTCGCCTGCACCACAGCGAGCGTGCTTTGGAGGCCATCGCAACCCGCATGCTCACCACACCCGAcatcgccgccgtggtgcgTCCTGTGGCCGCCTTTCCGTCCACCTCTGGTCTCTACTCCTGCAGCAATAGCGACTACCACAGCCACAAGCGCGTGGAGTACGTCTGCCGCACCCTGCACGCTGCTAGCGCCGTGTCATTTCAGGAGGTGGTGTCGGCGATACCGGTGTTTGTGCTGGATGTGCAGCCGCAACACACTGTCGTGGATCTCTGCGCGGCACCTGGAAGCAAAACAGTGCAGGCGTTGGACACTATGCTGAGCGGTGGGTGGTCTGCAGACGTCTGTCGAGGGGTGCTCATCGCAAACGAAAAGGACAGAGTAAAGGCGACGCAGACACTTCCGGCGCGTTTGAAGCGCTACCACGCCCCGAACGTGATGACCACCCGATGCGACGGTGTGCAGTGGCCCCGTTTGTACCTCGACGATCCTACGAACTCGAGCAGCGAGCTGCAAGAACTGCGGTTTGACCGCATCATCTGCGACGTCCCGTgcagcggtgacggcacCATCCGCAAAGAGCGTTCCATCGCCACAACATGGTCGGCAAGCTACGTGAAGTCCCTCGTGCCAACCCAACGTGCGTTGCTGTGCCGCGGCCTTGACCTCTTGGCCACAGGGGGCATTCTAGTCTACAGCACATGCAGCATGGATCCgaaggaagacgaggaggtggtTTGCGTCGGGTTGGAGGCTTTCGGCGACAGTGTCGAGCTCATCGACGTGAACGCGGTTCTACAGCAGAAGGGTTTTCACCTGCATTCGGCAGGAGGTATTCTCTCCCCGAATGTGGAGGGGATGCAGCACCCAGTGCTGCCGCCCACGTACGACGGCAACAAGGTCCTGCGCATTTTGCCGCATCGTGATGACACCGGCGGGTTTTTTGTGGCGGCTTTCCGCAAAGTAAAGCAGCCAGACTGGACGGCGCCAACAGTGGTTCGACACAAGCTGAACCACTGGACGAAAGGCAAGCTGTGGGCGCCGGTTGgcgtcgaggacgaggcgTGGGTCAACATATCAACCTTCTACGGCTTTGACCGCCGCGACGAAGCGAACTTCGCCTACTATGACGCCACTAGCTCTTCGTCCGGGAAAGGTCTCGTGCCTCTGTATCACCTCAATCCAAATGGTGGGCCCATACGCCGCATCGTTCTCTCGACTCCCGCGCTGGCGGATATGGTGCTGCGCACACGTCCGTACAAGGGCCCTGGCGTGGAGGTGGTTTCCgtcggtgtgcgcgcgttcgAGGCATACGACGGGAAGTTTTTGCCCACTGCGGCCTGCCGGtggcgcgccgtcgtcgagtCCGCCTCTTTTCTGGCACCGCGCTTTACTGCCCGAAGGCTGCATTTCCGCGTCTCGAAGCACAAGCAGCTACTCGAGAATCTGCTCCGAAACGGCCACGTTTACACGCGAGATCACTGGAGGGCAGTGCTGGGCGGAGATTCTGCCGTTGTAGCCGCTAACGCGAATCCGAAGGCGCTGGTCAAGCCTGGCAGCCGACTCGAGGCGTTGTTGATGCAGGGCAGTAGTGAATCTACCATCTctgacgaggaggtggcggtgctgctgacaAGCCAGGTGGAGGTAGGGTGCGTTTTGGTGGGCATCATCTCCGACGAGCCGACCGATGCAGCCGCTGGTCCGTGGTACATGAGCGCGACGCTGAGCGGGCACAAGCTGGAGCTCGCCATTGATggctctctgcgtgcgttcGGGTTGATGACGTTTTTTGGCATTCACGACGTTGAGCGTGCCTCGCTGGTCGGCAACAACACCGGCAGTGCGGTCGCAGACGAAGCACCTGAGGAGCAGGCAAAGGAGGTGTAG
- a CDS encoding ras-related protein rab-5, putative, with translation MNTHPPQLMEATSAKIVMLGESGAGKSSIALRFTRNEFLANQETTIGAAFLSKTVMIPPPRGVAAAPGGATSAQTLQQQMRALKYEIWDTAGQERFRSLAPIYYRGACGALVVYDITNSESLKKAQTWIKELRANADPSLIIVLVGNKKDLESLRQVSFEDGQRLAAEEQLAAFYEASAKDNNNVEQVFLDLAAKLLDQGLGNRGGTAGGARGGVVAPRGERVEQSNESVSQSTCC, from the coding sequence ATGaacacccacccacctcaGCTGATGGAGGCGACGTCCGCGAAGATAGTGATGCTCGGTGAGTCCGGTGCTGGCAAGAGCTCCATCGCGCTCCGCTTTACGCGCAACGAGTTCTTAGCCAACCAGGAGACCACCATCGGTGCTGCCTTTCTGTCCAAGACGGTGATGAtaccgccaccgcgcggAGTCGCGGCTGCCCCCGGCGGTGCCACCTCTGCTCAAACTCTTCAGCAACAGATGCGAGCACTGAAGTACGAAATTTGGGATACGGCGGGGCAGGAGCGCTtccgctctctcgccccgATTTACTACCGCGGCGCCTGCGGTGCTCTTGTCGTGTATGATATCACGAATAGCGAGAGCCTCAAGAAGGCTCAGACTTGGATCAAAGAGCTCCGAGCAAACGCAGACCCGTCACTCATTATTGTGCTCGTCGGAAACAAGAAGGACCTGGAGTCTCTGCGGCAGGTGTCCTTCGAGGATGGCCAGCGTCTCGCTGCTgaggagcagctcgccgcctTCTACGAGGCGTCTGCAAAGGACAACAACAATGTGGAGCAGGTGTTTCTCGATTTAGCTGCCAAGCTCCTCGACCAGGGCTTGGGCAACCGTGGCGGGACTGCTGGAGGtgcccgcggcggcgtggttGCACCGCGCGGCGAGCGCGTGGAACAGAGCAACGAATCGGTCTCCCAGTCTACCTGCTGCTGA